A genome region from Fibrobacter sp. UWB15 includes the following:
- a CDS encoding ABC transporter ATP-binding protein: protein MTELLRCENLVLGYQAAKVNKANAAGIVAPFSFELKAGEVVALLGENGCGKSTFLKTLCARLQPVSGTVSLCGCPLNSAMGSAWNARERAKLVTLVRMSGISCDRMTVREFVSLGRMPYAGLFDGRSEEDERIVDEAIALLELENFANRWVNELSDGERSRVYLAQAVAQQVKVLLLDEPNAFLDIPRSRKLFTLLRKLANERDMGILVSTHSVEYAEKYCDRMVVIVDKQVRVAKTENARAEGLLDWTED from the coding sequence ATGACGGAGCTTCTTCGGTGCGAAAATCTGGTGCTGGGTTACCAGGCTGCCAAAGTGAACAAAGCGAATGCTGCGGGAATTGTGGCGCCTTTCAGTTTTGAGTTGAAGGCAGGCGAGGTAGTTGCCTTGCTGGGTGAAAATGGTTGCGGTAAGAGCACGTTTTTAAAGACGCTTTGCGCTCGGTTGCAGCCGGTTTCTGGAACGGTATCTTTGTGCGGATGTCCCTTGAATTCTGCAATGGGTTCTGCTTGGAACGCTCGTGAACGCGCGAAACTTGTTACACTGGTGCGCATGAGCGGAATTTCTTGCGACCGTATGACGGTTCGTGAATTTGTCAGCTTGGGCCGTATGCCTTATGCAGGCTTGTTCGATGGCCGAAGCGAAGAAGACGAACGGATTGTAGACGAAGCGATAGCCCTCTTGGAACTGGAAAACTTTGCGAACCGCTGGGTGAATGAATTGAGCGACGGCGAACGAAGTCGAGTGTACTTGGCACAGGCCGTGGCTCAGCAGGTGAAAGTGCTTTTGTTGGATGAGCCCAATGCCTTCCTGGATATTCCCCGAAGTCGAAAGCTTTTTACGCTTTTGCGAAAGTTGGCGAATGAACGTGACATGGGAATTTTAGTGTCCACTCATTCTGTGGAGTATGCTGAAAAGTATTGTGACCGAATGGTGGTGATTGTAGATAAGCAAGTGCGCGTGGCTAAGACTGAAAATGCTCGTGCCGAAGGTTTGCTCGACTGGACCGAAGATTAA